One Solirubrobacter pauli DNA segment encodes these proteins:
- the thrS gene encoding threonine--tRNA ligase has translation MRVPLPDGSVRELPDGSTGADLAADIGPGLARAALAIRVLDESKPEQRDGTAYDDGRIIDLDVPLKDNQPIEILTAKAGDGDALKLLRHDIAHVLAESVLELYPGTKVSIGPPIADGFYYDFDFPDGVTINEDDFPKIEAQMRKHVKAAEPFVRSEATTAEAIDRYLREDQPYKVELIEDLVKNQGVQTVGIYTNGEFRDLCRGPHAPDTGRAKAFKLTSVAGAYWRGDANRQMLTRIYGTAFATKDELAEHLERLEEARKRDHRRLGRELGLFAFSETATGSAFWLPHGTQLFNTLVGLSREMGEQRGYTEVKTPQLFDSQLWKTSGHWDKYRDNMFVTESEGKQLALKPMNCPGHCQLYKLQKFSYRDLPVRYSEPGLLHRNELSGTLHGLMRVRHFAQDDAHIFCTEDQLQDEVTAALEFAFATYRMFGFDVEVELSTRPEQRIGAEELWDRSEAALEAALKANDLDYRVNEGDGAFYGPKIDLHMRDSLGRSWQLGTVQLDYNFPERFELTYTGADNAEHRPVMIHRALMGSYERFIGILIEHYGGDFPAWLAPVQAIVLPVSDRHIDYANELKAQLSDFRVEVDHRTESIGRKIRDGELRKIPYMLVVGDREVEEQTASVRRHKEGDQGALSVEALKERLSAPE, from the coding sequence ATGCGCGTCCCGCTTCCCGACGGCTCTGTCCGTGAGCTCCCCGACGGCTCCACCGGAGCCGACCTCGCCGCCGACATCGGTCCGGGCCTTGCCCGGGCGGCGCTGGCCATTCGCGTCCTTGACGAGAGCAAGCCGGAGCAGCGCGACGGGACGGCCTATGACGACGGCCGGATCATCGACCTCGACGTGCCGCTCAAGGACAACCAGCCGATCGAGATCCTGACGGCGAAGGCGGGTGACGGGGACGCGCTGAAGCTGCTGCGGCACGACATCGCGCACGTGCTGGCCGAGAGCGTCCTCGAGCTGTACCCGGGCACGAAGGTGTCCATCGGGCCGCCGATCGCGGACGGGTTCTACTACGACTTCGACTTCCCCGACGGCGTCACGATCAACGAGGACGACTTCCCGAAGATCGAAGCGCAGATGCGCAAGCACGTGAAGGCGGCCGAGCCGTTCGTGCGCAGCGAGGCGACGACCGCCGAGGCGATCGACCGGTACCTGCGTGAGGACCAGCCGTACAAGGTCGAGCTGATCGAGGACCTGGTGAAGAACCAGGGCGTGCAGACCGTCGGCATCTACACCAACGGCGAGTTCCGGGACCTGTGCCGCGGGCCGCACGCGCCCGACACGGGCCGGGCCAAGGCGTTCAAGCTCACCTCCGTCGCCGGCGCGTACTGGCGCGGTGACGCGAACCGCCAGATGCTCACGCGCATCTACGGCACCGCGTTCGCGACCAAGGACGAGCTCGCCGAGCACCTGGAGCGCCTCGAGGAGGCGCGCAAGCGCGACCACCGCCGGCTCGGCCGCGAGCTCGGCCTGTTCGCGTTCTCGGAGACCGCGACGGGATCGGCCTTCTGGCTCCCGCACGGCACCCAGCTGTTCAACACGCTGGTCGGGCTCTCGCGCGAGATGGGCGAGCAGCGCGGCTACACCGAGGTCAAGACCCCGCAGCTGTTCGACTCGCAGCTGTGGAAGACCTCGGGCCACTGGGACAAGTACCGCGACAACATGTTCGTGACCGAGTCCGAGGGCAAGCAGCTTGCGCTGAAGCCGATGAACTGCCCCGGGCACTGCCAGCTCTACAAGCTGCAGAAGTTCTCGTACCGCGATCTGCCGGTCCGCTACTCCGAGCCCGGCCTGCTGCACCGCAACGAGCTCTCGGGGACGCTGCACGGGCTGATGCGCGTGCGCCACTTCGCGCAGGACGACGCCCACATCTTCTGCACCGAGGATCAGCTGCAGGACGAGGTCACGGCCGCGCTGGAGTTCGCGTTCGCGACCTACCGGATGTTCGGCTTCGACGTCGAGGTCGAGCTCTCGACCCGTCCCGAGCAGCGGATCGGCGCCGAGGAGCTGTGGGACCGCTCGGAGGCCGCGCTGGAAGCCGCGCTGAAGGCCAACGACCTGGACTACCGCGTCAACGAGGGCGACGGCGCGTTCTACGGCCCGAAGATCGACCTGCACATGCGGGACTCGCTGGGCCGCTCGTGGCAGCTCGGCACGGTCCAGCTCGACTACAACTTCCCGGAGCGGTTCGAGCTCACCTACACCGGCGCCGACAACGCCGAGCACCGCCCCGTGATGATCCATCGTGCGCTGATGGGCTCCTACGAGCGCTTCATCGGCATCCTGATCGAGCACTACGGCGGCGACTTCCCGGCCTGGCTCGCGCCGGTCCAGGCGATCGTCCTCCCGGTGTCGGACCGTCACATCGACTACGCGAACGAGCTCAAGGCGCAGCTGAGCGACTTCCGGGTCGAGGTCGACCACCGCACCGAGTCGATCGGGCGCAAGATCCGCGACGGCGAGCTGCGCAAGATCCCGTACATGCTCGTGGTCGGCGACCGCGAGGTGGAGGAGCAGACCGCCTCGGTGCGCCGGCACAAGGAAGGCGAC
- a CDS encoding transglycosylase family protein: protein MGAATLAVPASASGAAQSDFQAPLGGHLTIESQMREAHTELAQERLTRKAWRLARRLAEHEDRGFSPVKYRRRVADDPPATIARRIRSLRSDIKRRERQERRRKARGARAQRDATASPALEAIAACESGGNPGTNTGNGFYGKYQFTLQTWASVGGSGNPAAASEAEQNQRAALLYAREGASPWPVCGR, encoded by the coding sequence GTGGGCGCCGCGACTCTCGCAGTACCCGCGTCGGCCTCAGGGGCCGCGCAGTCGGACTTCCAGGCGCCCCTCGGCGGGCACCTGACGATCGAATCGCAGATGCGCGAGGCGCACACCGAGCTCGCGCAGGAACGGCTCACGCGCAAGGCGTGGCGACTGGCCCGCCGGCTGGCCGAGCACGAGGACCGCGGGTTCTCGCCCGTCAAGTACCGGCGACGGGTGGCTGATGATCCGCCGGCGACGATCGCGCGTCGGATCCGATCGCTCCGTTCGGACATCAAGCGCCGGGAGCGCCAGGAGCGCAGGCGCAAGGCCCGGGGCGCGCGGGCGCAGCGCGATGCGACCGCGTCCCCCGCGCTCGAGGCGATCGCCGCGTGCGAGTCGGGCGGGAACCCGGGAACGAACACCGGCAACGGGTTCTACGGCAAGTACCAGTTCACGTTGCAGACGTGGGCGAGCGTCGGCGGGAGCGGCAACCCGGCCGCCGCGTCGGAGGCTGAGCAGAACCAGCGCGCCGCGTTGCTCTACGCGCGCGAGGGCGCTTCGCCCTGGCCGGTGTGCGGACGCTAG
- a CDS encoding aminotransferase class V-fold PLP-dependent enzyme: MAFRDEFPVLEGLAYLNAGTDGPIPRAAAEAARAELDQQVGQGRLMPHFMRRHELGDELRAGYARAMHCSPEDVAVTSGTSAGLGAVLAGLDIGPGDEIVTSDAEHPGLLGPLIAARHRGATVKAVPFAELANAVSARTTLVAASHVSWITGELAPAELRDVPVPVILDGAQGTGAVPVDVKQLGCVAYAAAGQKWLCGADGTGMLYLDPAFGERVRTINPTYYSFEDTSHGLESTFKGSASRFDLPLPREAVALSKYALDVLEAEGLDTVLARSADLAETFATRLAEAGYTVAPRGRTTLVSFEVKDPEAMRERLGERGVAVRNLPGTPYLRASVGAWNDESDLDRLLEALK; encoded by the coding sequence ATGGCGTTCCGCGACGAGTTCCCCGTCCTCGAAGGCCTCGCGTACCTGAACGCGGGCACCGACGGCCCGATCCCGCGCGCCGCTGCGGAGGCGGCGCGCGCCGAGCTCGACCAGCAGGTCGGGCAGGGGCGGCTGATGCCGCACTTCATGCGCCGGCACGAGCTCGGCGACGAGCTGCGCGCCGGGTACGCCCGGGCGATGCACTGCTCCCCGGAGGACGTGGCGGTCACGAGCGGGACGAGCGCCGGGCTCGGCGCCGTCCTGGCCGGGCTGGACATCGGTCCCGGTGACGAGATCGTCACGTCCGACGCCGAGCACCCGGGTCTGCTCGGGCCGCTGATCGCGGCCCGTCACCGCGGCGCGACGGTGAAGGCCGTGCCGTTCGCGGAGCTGGCGAACGCGGTGAGCGCCCGCACGACGCTCGTCGCCGCCTCGCACGTGAGCTGGATCACGGGCGAGCTCGCCCCCGCCGAGCTCCGGGACGTCCCCGTCCCGGTGATCCTCGACGGCGCCCAGGGCACCGGCGCGGTACCGGTCGACGTCAAGCAGCTCGGCTGCGTCGCCTACGCCGCCGCCGGCCAGAAGTGGCTGTGCGGCGCCGACGGCACCGGCATGCTCTACCTGGACCCGGCGTTCGGCGAGCGCGTGCGCACGATCAACCCGACGTACTACTCGTTCGAGGACACGAGCCACGGCCTGGAGAGCACGTTCAAGGGCAGCGCGAGCCGCTTCGACCTGCCGCTGCCACGCGAGGCCGTCGCGCTCTCGAAGTATGCGCTGGACGTGCTCGAAGCCGAGGGCCTGGACACCGTCCTCGCGCGCTCCGCGGACCTCGCCGAGACGTTCGCGACCCGCCTGGCCGAGGCCGGCTACACGGTCGCCCCGCGCGGCCGCACGACGCTCGTCTCGTTCGAGGTCAAGGACCCCGAGGCCATGCGGGAACGCCTGGGTGAGCGCGGCGTCGCCGTCCGCAACCTGCCCGGCACGCCGTACCTGCGCGCGTCCGTCGGCGCCTGGAACGACGAGTCCGACCTCGACCGCCTGCTCGAGGCCCTGAAGTGA
- a CDS encoding TIGR00730 family Rossman fold protein: MKSVCVYCGASLGADPAYADAARQVGTALAERGVRVVYGGASVGLMGLVADSALQAGGEVVGVIPQVLVDKEVAHPGLTELHTVGNMHERKALMAELSDAFVALPGGIGTLEELVEVYTWSYLGIHDKPFGLINTKGYYDGFAAFLDHAVDQAFLRPEVRRRLTVAPTPEELLATWS; this comes from the coding sequence GTGAAGAGCGTGTGCGTGTACTGCGGCGCGAGCCTCGGCGCGGACCCCGCGTACGCCGACGCCGCCCGGCAGGTCGGCACGGCGCTCGCCGAGCGCGGCGTGCGCGTCGTCTACGGTGGCGCGTCGGTCGGCCTGATGGGCCTGGTCGCCGACTCCGCGCTCCAGGCCGGCGGCGAGGTCGTCGGCGTCATCCCCCAGGTGCTCGTCGACAAAGAGGTCGCCCACCCCGGCCTGACCGAGCTGCACACCGTCGGGAACATGCACGAGCGCAAGGCGCTGATGGCCGAGCTCAGCGACGCGTTCGTCGCGCTCCCCGGCGGCATCGGCACCCTCGAGGAGCTCGTCGAGGTCTACACCTGGAGCTACCTCGGCATCCACGACAAGCCGTTCGGCCTGATCAACACCAAGGGCTACTACGACGGCTTCGCCGCCTTCCTGGACCACGCGGTCGACCAGGCGTTCCTGCGCCCCGAGGTGCGCCGCCGGCTCACCGTCGCGCCGACCCCCGAGGAGCTGCTCGCGACGTGGAGCTGA
- a CDS encoding alpha-amylase family glycosyl hydrolase, protein MELTWWQRGAIYQVYPRSFQDSNADGVGDLAGVRRRLPYLKWLGVDGIWLSPFYRSPMADFGYDVSDHTDVDPRFGTVEDFDALAQEAHRLGLKLILDYVPNHTSIEHPWFTEHPEYYLWADAVPNNWVSNFGGPAWSPHGDRFYYHAYLPEQPDLDWRNPDVRAAMLDVLRFWCDHGADGFRIDALRQLIKDDQRRDNPANPSWQEGDDPYSALFPDFTTDRPEVQDAIRDFRATVGDRLLVGELYLPIERLVAYYASGLDLPSNFHLLSTPWTAHDVAELIERYEGALPDGAWPNWVLGNHDRPRLASRLPPGHERAAATLLLTLRGTPTLYYGDEIGMRDVAIPPERRVDPWVFGNRDPVRTPMQWDASGSFTDAEPWLPFAPDHARVNVEAQREDPGSLLQLYRRLLAARRGFADAPYRTLSGGGQRPHLRPR, encoded by the coding sequence GTGGAGCTGACCTGGTGGCAGCGCGGGGCGATCTACCAGGTCTACCCGCGCTCGTTCCAGGACTCCAACGCCGACGGTGTCGGTGACCTCGCGGGCGTCCGCCGCCGCCTGCCGTACCTGAAGTGGCTCGGCGTCGACGGGATCTGGCTGTCGCCGTTCTACCGCTCGCCGATGGCCGACTTCGGCTACGACGTGTCCGACCACACGGACGTCGACCCGCGGTTCGGCACCGTCGAGGACTTCGACGCGCTGGCGCAGGAGGCCCACCGCCTCGGCCTCAAGCTGATCCTCGACTACGTCCCGAACCACACGTCGATCGAGCACCCGTGGTTCACCGAGCACCCCGAGTACTACCTCTGGGCCGACGCGGTGCCGAACAACTGGGTCTCGAACTTCGGCGGCCCGGCGTGGAGCCCGCACGGCGACCGCTTCTACTACCACGCGTACCTGCCCGAGCAACCCGACCTGGACTGGCGCAACCCGGACGTGCGCGCCGCGATGCTCGACGTCCTGCGCTTCTGGTGCGACCACGGCGCCGACGGCTTCCGGATCGACGCGCTGCGCCAGCTGATCAAGGACGACCAGCGGCGCGACAACCCCGCCAACCCGAGCTGGCAGGAGGGCGACGACCCGTACTCGGCGCTCTTCCCCGACTTCACCACCGACCGCCCCGAGGTGCAGGACGCGATCCGCGACTTCCGCGCCACGGTCGGCGACCGCCTGCTCGTGGGCGAGCTGTACCTGCCGATCGAGCGGCTCGTCGCCTACTACGCGTCCGGCCTGGATCTGCCGTCGAACTTCCACCTGCTCTCCACCCCGTGGACGGCACACGACGTGGCCGAGCTGATCGAGCGCTACGAGGGCGCGCTCCCGGACGGCGCGTGGCCGAACTGGGTGCTCGGCAACCACGACCGCCCGCGGCTCGCGTCCCGGCTCCCGCCCGGCCACGAGCGCGCGGCCGCGACGCTCCTGCTCACCCTCCGCGGCACGCCGACCCTCTACTACGGCGACGAGATCGGCATGCGCGACGTCGCGATCCCGCCCGAGCGGCGCGTCGACCCGTGGGTGTTCGGCAACCGCGACCCGGTCCGCACGCCGATGCAGTGGGACGCGTCCGGCTCGTTCACCGACGCCGAGCCGTGGCTGCCGTTCGCCCCCGACCATGCGCGCGTCAACGTCGAGGCCCAGCGCGAGGACCCCGGCTCGCTCCTGCAGCTCTACCGACGGCTCCTCGCCGCCCGCCGCGGCTTCGCCGACGCGCCCTACCGCACGCTCTCGGGTGGAGGACAACGTCCTCACCTACGCCCGCGGTGA
- a CDS encoding calcium-binding protein, whose translation MRLLLAVCAALLCLPASADAARLVNRGGTLTYTGTGAQDRLTVRSTGATVRVSAPTPLHGRGCTTIRTGTAVCRRVRRVVVRTRGGADWVDVRRLRVRAVVFGGDGPDRLEAYTGATELRGGAGDDALYGSDRTVFRGGPGIDAVQTTDASSRIGGVHLARDVEDVVVAFWRLPDQPPGPVTLTGSDRPNHLTTGEDHDTVVGGAGRDVIRTGGGDDTIDARDGEPDRVDCGTGADTVLADAIDQLADSCERGDPVLPPPGQATLVNRDGTLTYTAGPAASTSLSVAPSITPGYDVFVSSPQQPIAVEGCVMTRAYDCAGVRQVVVLGGPGSDAVQATVPVTVHGGAGEDTLVSFRGGLLDGGPGDDSLTAHRAATLQGGSGIDTAYLSPDTRGPRSITLDGVADDGLAGEGNNVLPDVEDVIAALPYDADVPRPTAGPVTIVGSDAANHLWGAQGDDVIVGGKGRDELYGGAGDDRLDARDGEADRVVCDSGDDVALVDPVDLVSASCERISRVPAA comes from the coding sequence GTGCGCCTCCTCCTCGCGGTCTGCGCCGCGCTGCTGTGCCTGCCCGCGAGCGCCGACGCCGCGCGGCTCGTCAACCGCGGCGGCACGCTGACCTACACGGGCACCGGAGCGCAGGATCGGCTCACGGTGCGGTCGACCGGCGCGACCGTGCGCGTCAGCGCGCCCACGCCGCTGCACGGGCGCGGCTGCACGACGATCCGCACCGGCACGGCCGTGTGCCGGCGTGTGCGACGCGTCGTCGTGCGCACGCGCGGCGGAGCCGACTGGGTGGACGTCCGCCGGCTGCGCGTGCGCGCCGTCGTCTTCGGGGGCGACGGCCCGGACAGGCTGGAGGCGTACACCGGTGCGACCGAGCTCCGCGGCGGCGCCGGCGACGACGCGCTGTACGGCAGCGACCGCACGGTCTTCCGCGGTGGGCCCGGGATCGACGCGGTGCAGACCACGGACGCGTCGTCGCGGATCGGCGGCGTGCACCTGGCGCGCGACGTCGAGGACGTCGTGGTCGCGTTCTGGCGGCTTCCGGACCAGCCGCCCGGCCCGGTCACGCTGACCGGCAGCGACCGCCCCAACCACCTCACGACCGGCGAGGACCACGACACGGTCGTGGGCGGTGCCGGCCGCGACGTCATCCGCACCGGCGGCGGCGACGACACCATCGACGCGCGTGACGGCGAGCCCGACCGCGTCGACTGCGGGACGGGCGCCGACACGGTGCTCGCCGACGCGATCGACCAGCTCGCGGACTCGTGCGAGCGCGGGGACCCCGTTCTGCCGCCCCCGGGCCAGGCGACCCTCGTCAACCGGGACGGCACGCTGACCTACACCGCCGGCCCGGCCGCGTCGACCTCGTTGAGCGTCGCCCCGTCGATCACGCCGGGCTACGACGTCTTCGTGTCCTCCCCGCAGCAGCCGATCGCGGTCGAGGGCTGCGTGATGACCCGCGCCTACGATTGCGCCGGCGTGCGCCAGGTGGTCGTCCTCGGCGGTCCCGGCAGCGACGCGGTGCAGGCGACGGTCCCCGTCACGGTCCACGGTGGCGCCGGTGAGGACACCCTCGTCAGCTTCCGCGGCGGGCTGCTGGACGGCGGGCCCGGGGACGACTCGCTGACGGCGCACCGGGCCGCGACCTTGCAGGGCGGCAGCGGGATCGACACCGCGTACCTGAGCCCCGACACGCGCGGGCCGCGCTCGATCACGCTGGACGGCGTCGCGGACGACGGGCTGGCGGGCGAGGGCAACAACGTGCTGCCGGACGTCGAGGACGTCATCGCCGCACTGCCCTACGACGCGGACGTGCCCCGTCCGACCGCCGGTCCGGTGACGATCGTCGGCTCGGACGCCGCCAACCACCTCTGGGGCGCGCAGGGCGACGACGTGATCGTCGGCGGCAAGGGCCGCGACGAGCTCTACGGCGGCGCAGGCGACGACCGGCTCGACGCGCGCGACGGCGAGGCCGACCGCGTCGTGTGCGACAGCGGCGACGACGTCGCGCTCGTGGACCCGGTCGATCTCGTCTCGGCCAGCTGCGAGCGGATCAGCCGCGTGCCAGCTGCGTGA